The DNA segment TGGCCCAGGTGCTGCTCGATGGCCTGGGTTACCAGACCAAGCAGACCAGCGCCTCGCAGCAGATCATCTTTGCCGGTATCCGCGACAAGCGCCTGGACATGTTCCTCGGCTACTGGAACCCGATCATGAACCAGACCATCACCCCATTCGTCGAGGCCAAGCAGGTCAAGGTGCTGGCGGAGCCGAGCCTGAGCGATGCGCGGGCGACCCTCGCGGTGCCCAAGTACCTGGCTGACAAAGGCCTGAAGCGCTTTGCCGACATTCACAAGTTCGACAAAGAGCTGGGCGGCAAGATCTACGGCATCGAGCCAGGCTCGGGGGCCAATACCCAGATCAAGGCGATGATCGCCAAGAACCAGTTCAATCTCGGCAAGTTCCAGCTGGTCGAGTCCAGCGAAGCCGGCATGCTCGCTGCCGTCGACCGCGCTGTGCGGCGCAAGGAAGCGGTGGTGTTCTTCGGTTGGGCGCCGCACCCGATGAACGTCAACATCGACCTGGTCTACCTGGGTGACAGCCAGGATGCCCTGGGCCCGGACGAAGGCCGCGCCACGGTGTGGACGGTCACTGCGCCGGACTACGCCGAACGCTGCCCGAACGCCAGCCGGCTGCTGGCCAACCTGACCTTCAGCGCCGAGGACGAGAGCCGCATGATGCAGCCGCTGCTCGACCACAAGGACGCCCTGGAGTCGGCCCGCCAGTGGCTCAAAGACCACCCCGAAGACAAGGCGCGCTGGCTCGAAGGCGTGACCACCTTCGACGGCAAGCCTGCGGCGGACAACCTCAAGCTCACTGCCAACTGACCGTTCGCCATCGCGGGTCAAGCCCGCTCCCACGAGCGAACCCCAGGGTGACGCTCACACAGCGACCGCGTGGGAGCGGGCTTGCCCCGCGATGAGGCCACTACTGACACCCCCATTTCATCGTCGCCCTGCAGCCACGAAATGCCTCGACACGCCTGAAGGAAACCAACATGAACCACGACATCATCATCACCTGTGCCCTCACCGGCGCCGGCGACACCGTAGCCAAAAGCCACCTGGTCCCCGTCACGCCCAAACAGATCGCCGAAGCTGCCGTCGAAGCCGCCAAGGCTGGCGCCACTGTGGTCCACTGCCACGTCCGCGACCCGCAAACCGGCCGTTTCAGCCGTGACGTCAACTTGTACCGCGAAGTCATGGAGCGCATCCGCGAAGCCGACATCGACATCATCGTCAACCTCACCGCCGGCATGGGCGGCGACCTGGAAATCGGCCCCGGCGAACGCCCCATGGAATTCGGCCCAGGCACCGACCTGATCGGCCCACTGGAGCGCCTGGCCCACGTCGAAGCGCTGCTGCCGGAAATCTGCACCCTCGACTGCGGCACGCTCAACTTCGGCGATGGCAACGCCATCTACGTCTCCACCCCCGCGCAGCTGCGCGCCGGAGCCAAGCGCATCACAGAACTGGGGGTCAAGGCCGAGCTGGAAATCTTCGACACCGGCCACCTGTGGTTCGCCAAGCAGATGATCAAGGAAGGCCTGCTCGACGATCCGCTGTTCCAGCTGTGCCTGGGCATCCCCTGGGGCGCGCCGGCCGATACCACCACCATGAAAGCCATGGTCGACAACTTGCCACAAGGCGCGACCTGGGCCGGTTTCGGCATCGGTCGCATGCAGATGCCGATGGCCGCCCAGGCGGTGCTGCTCGGCGGTAACGTGCGGGTCGGGCTGGAAGACAACCTGTACTTGGACAAGGGCGTACTGGCCAGCAACGGCCAGCTGGTCGAGCGCGCGGTGGAGATCGTCAGCCGACTCGGTGCCCGCGTCCTGACCCCGGCAGAAGGTCGGGAAAAAATGAATCTCAAGCGCCGTTGATGCCATTGGCAGCAGGCCTGCCCTTGAAACAGACAGCGCGCAGATGGCACCGGCTGCGCCGGTGTTCGCGGGCAAGCCCGCTCCCACAGGATTAGCGTCAAGCCAATTTTCTCTGTTTACCCTGAGGACTCGACATGCCTTTCATCACCGAGATCAAAACCTTCGCTGCGCTGGGCAGTGGCGTCATCGGCAGTGGCTGGGTTGCCCGGGCGCTTGCCCACGGCTTGGACGTGATCGCCTGGGACCCGGCGCCCGGCGCCGAAGCGGCCCTGCGCCAGCGCATCGCCAATGCTTGGCCGGCACTGGAGAAACAAGGCCTGGCCCCCGGCGCGGCGCAGCAGCGCCTACGCTTTGTGCCCACCATCGAGGAATGCGTGCGCGATGCCGATTTCATCCAGGAAAGCGCCCCAGAGCGGCTGGAGCTGAAACTGGAACTGCATGCCAAGATCAGCGCTGCGGCCAAGCCCAATGCGATCATTGCTTCGAGCACTTCGGGACTGCTGC comes from the Pseudomonas urmiensis genome and includes:
- a CDS encoding 3-keto-5-aminohexanoate cleavage protein, with the translated sequence MNHDIIITCALTGAGDTVAKSHLVPVTPKQIAEAAVEAAKAGATVVHCHVRDPQTGRFSRDVNLYREVMERIREADIDIIVNLTAGMGGDLEIGPGERPMEFGPGTDLIGPLERLAHVEALLPEICTLDCGTLNFGDGNAIYVSTPAQLRAGAKRITELGVKAELEIFDTGHLWFAKQMIKEGLLDDPLFQLCLGIPWGAPADTTTMKAMVDNLPQGATWAGFGIGRMQMPMAAQAVLLGGNVRVGLEDNLYLDKGVLASNGQLVERAVEIVSRLGARVLTPAEGREKMNLKRR
- the choX gene encoding choline ABC transporter substrate-binding protein; translation: MHSLIRRSLLSLALTSTLASPVFAAEPAVCQKVRLGVVNWTDVIATSAMAQVLLDGLGYQTKQTSASQQIIFAGIRDKRLDMFLGYWNPIMNQTITPFVEAKQVKVLAEPSLSDARATLAVPKYLADKGLKRFADIHKFDKELGGKIYGIEPGSGANTQIKAMIAKNQFNLGKFQLVESSEAGMLAAVDRAVRRKEAVVFFGWAPHPMNVNIDLVYLGDSQDALGPDEGRATVWTVTAPDYAERCPNASRLLANLTFSAEDESRMMQPLLDHKDALESARQWLKDHPEDKARWLEGVTTFDGKPAADNLKLTAN